From Pseudobdellovibrio exovorus JSS, a single genomic window includes:
- a CDS encoding patatin-like phospholipase family protein: MNIQGKKKIALVLSGGGIKAAAYHIGVCMALQEKGFVFAGGSKELVLQRYPNGDAQNSNKPTIRLYVGSSAGAFVASVLASGKSLESLVTAFQVGFGNSPFYSVPHDERIKPIGYRHLFNLNSKRILSWMPESLMQKSLITGGLEVFLKRGFKLNGLFNTNGVERYLRKYILDENEFSRLGVELYVIATQLNHSRKSIFGPYLESSKNSTTKYIGYSKISEAVAASTSLPPVYAPYPVKKPNGKIIYHYDGEIRDTLSSHVASDHGADLIIASYSMQPYHFNSEVGSLHTFGMPAIVNQALYQVLEQKVARHIQNQKEKKDTYLALKKTCAELNLNASMTEQILGVAREKLSHQPDVDYIYISPRPQNYEMFFADHFSLNPQILEKILRVGFKSGLHVLREYI, encoded by the coding sequence ATGAATATCCAAGGTAAAAAGAAGATAGCTTTAGTATTGAGTGGAGGCGGGATCAAAGCCGCTGCCTATCATATTGGCGTCTGCATGGCGCTCCAAGAAAAAGGCTTCGTCTTTGCCGGAGGCTCTAAGGAACTTGTTCTTCAACGCTATCCAAATGGTGATGCTCAGAACTCAAACAAACCCACAATTCGCCTTTATGTGGGCTCCAGTGCAGGAGCTTTTGTTGCTTCTGTTTTGGCCTCTGGAAAATCGTTGGAATCTTTAGTGACAGCCTTTCAAGTGGGGTTTGGTAACTCTCCGTTTTACAGTGTTCCCCACGATGAGCGTATTAAACCCATCGGTTATCGCCATCTGTTTAATCTCAACTCAAAACGAATCCTCAGTTGGATGCCTGAAAGCTTGATGCAAAAGTCGCTGATTACTGGCGGACTTGAAGTGTTTTTAAAGCGCGGTTTTAAATTAAATGGTTTATTCAACACCAACGGAGTTGAACGTTATTTACGCAAATATATTTTGGATGAAAATGAGTTTTCACGCTTAGGTGTCGAGCTTTATGTCATTGCCACTCAGTTAAATCACTCACGAAAAAGCATCTTTGGACCCTATTTAGAAAGCTCAAAGAATTCGACGACGAAATATATCGGTTATTCTAAGATTTCCGAAGCGGTTGCCGCATCAACATCTTTGCCTCCGGTTTATGCACCTTATCCGGTAAAAAAGCCAAACGGCAAGATCATCTATCACTATGATGGCGAAATCCGCGACACGCTAAGTTCCCATGTGGCTTCCGATCATGGTGCAGATTTAATCATCGCCTCTTATTCCATGCAGCCCTATCATTTTAACTCGGAAGTGGGCTCGCTTCATACATTTGGTATGCCCGCGATTGTGAATCAGGCTTTGTATCAAGTTCTGGAGCAAAAAGTCGCACGCCATATACAAAATCAAAAAGAGAAAAAAGACACTTATCTTGCACTGAAAAAAACATGTGCCGAACTTAATCTAAATGCGAGCATGACAGAACAGATTCTCGGTGTCGCACGTGAAAAACTCTCGCATCAACCAGATGTTGATTATATATATATTTCTCCCCGTCCGCAAAATTACGAAATGTTTTTTGCAGATCACTTTTCGCTGAACCCACAGATTTTAGAAAAAATTCTGCGCGTTGGCTTCAAGTCGGGCTTACACGTTCTTCGCGAATATATATAG
- a CDS encoding GNAT family N-acetyltransferase — MIKYRPSDFSEVAPVWREKLWSAEYDFQSTSCMIYPSGYDIDIPKKYSAVFFVAEDEGKIVGVYSGHLTSPEHFRARGLYVDPDYRGQGISRQLFNLILAEAKKQKATLLWTTPRQSSWATYASFGFTQDSEFTHEGFRYGPNCYASMKVSTDNRLISFLKNYFLL; from the coding sequence ATGATTAAATATCGCCCCTCAGACTTTTCCGAAGTAGCTCCTGTCTGGAGGGAAAAGCTCTGGAGTGCAGAATATGATTTTCAATCCACCAGTTGCATGATCTATCCGTCTGGTTATGACATTGATATTCCTAAAAAATATTCTGCTGTTTTTTTCGTGGCAGAAGATGAAGGCAAAATCGTTGGTGTTTACAGTGGTCATTTGACTTCGCCAGAGCACTTTCGCGCGCGCGGTCTTTACGTCGATCCCGATTATCGCGGACAGGGAATTTCAAGACAGCTGTTCAATTTAATTTTAGCTGAAGCCAAAAAGCAAAAGGCCACGCTGTTGTGGACGACTCCGCGCCAAAGCAGTTGGGCGACCTACGCTAGTTTTGGATTTACACAAGATTCAGAATTTACTCACGAGGGTTTTCGCTATGGTCCCAACTGCTATGCCAGCATGAAGGTTTCCACAGATAATCGCCTCATCAGTTTTTTAAAGAATTATTTTTTGTTGTAA